In Leisingera sp. NJS204, the DNA window CATCAGGCCGATTTCGTCTACGGTCAGGCCCGCAGCCTCGCGCGGGGCGCTCAGGCGGCCCTCGTTCAAGGCGGCAAAGCTGTCGGAGATTTCCATCAGCTCGTCCAGATCCTGGCTGATGCAGATCACCGCCGCCCCCTTGGCGGCCAGATCCAGCAGCGACTGGCGGATGGCTGCGGCAGCTGCGGCATCGACGCCCCAGGTCGGCTGGTTCACCACCAGAACGTCCGGATCCTGCAGCACTTCGCGCCCGATCACGAACTTCTGCAGATTGCCGCCCGACAGTGAGCGCGCAGCATTGCCGGGACCAGGCGTGCGGACGTCAAAAGCCTTGATGATGCGCTCGGCAAATTCCTTGGTTGCAGCCCAATCCAGAAACCCGTTCTTTTCCAGCCCCTCACGCACCGATCCGGTGAGCATGGCATTCTCCGTCAGGCTCATATCAGGCGCCGCGGCATGGCCCAGGCGTTCTTCGGGTGCTGCCAGAACGCCCAGCTTGCGCCGTGCGGCGGGGCCAAGGCGGCCAATGGGTTGCCCATGCAGTTTTACTGCATCCGCATCGGTCAGGACCTCGCCGGAAAGCACACCCAGCAGTTCGTCCTGCCCGTTGCCTGCCACGCCGCCGATGCCAAGGATCTCGCCCTTTTTCACCGTCAAATGCACGTTCTTCAGTGCAGTGCCAAAGGCCGAAGGCGCCGGTACCGACAGGCCGGAGATATCCATCGCCACACCGCCGAATTCGCGGTTGCCGCGTTCCGGGGTCTGCAGGGTGCTGCCGACCATCATCTCCGCCATGTCGCGGGCCGAGGTTTCAGCCGGGGTGCATTCGCCGACGTTCTTTCCCAGCCGCAGAATGGTGGCGTGATCGCAGAGCGTGCGGATTTCCTCCAGCTTGTGCGAGATATATAGGATCGAGGTACCCTCGGACTGCAGCTTCTGCAGGGTCTTGAACAGGATCTCCACCTCCTGCGGGGTCAGGACCGAGGTCGGCTCGTCCATGATCAAGAGTTTGGGGTCCTGCAGCAGGCAGCGGATGATCTCGACCCGCTGGCGCTCACCTGCCGACAAATCACCAACGGTGCGGAAGGGATCCAGCGGCAACCCATAGGTTTCCGACACTTCGCGGATGCGGGCGGCGAGGTCGCGCAACTCCGGCGGGTTCTCCATCCCCAGCGCAATGTTCTCAGCCACGTTCAAGGCGTCAAACAGCGAAAAATGCTGAAATACCATGGCGATGCCGTCAGCACGTGCCGCACGCGGCTCAGCAGGGGCGAAAGGCTCCCCGCGCAGCAGCATCTGGCCGCTGTCGGGCTTCACGAGGCCATAGATCATCTTGACCAGCGTCGATTTCCCGGCGCCGTTTTCACCAAGGAGGGCATGCACTTCGCCCTCGCCGATGTCAAAGGAGACGGAGTCATTGGCCACAACCCCGGGGTAGGCCTTGGTCAGGCCTTGCAGGCTCAACAGTGGTACACTCACGCGCGCCGGTCCTTTCTCAATTCATCTTTTGCACTCAGCCGCAGCAACTGGGCCGTGACGCCGACCGCAATCATCTGCGGATGTTTTCCAAGTTGCGGATCGCCGATCGGGCAGGCGATCCGTGAAATCCGGTCCGGGCTGTGGCCCAGGGCGGCAAGACGCGACCGGAACCGCGCCCATTTGGTTCTGGAACCGATCAGCCCAGCGAAGGCAAAGCCGCGGCCCAACAGCGCGTGGCATAGCGCCAGATCCAGCGCATGGGAATAGGTCAGCACCAAATGCACAGCGTTTTCAGGCGCATGCGGCACCAGAAGCGCAGGGTCTGTGGCAGGAACCACTGTGACGCCGGAAGGCGTTTCTGCCGGAAATCGCTCTGCGCCGGTGTCCACCCAGGTGATCTCCAGATCCGGCAGCGGTGCCAGAACGTTCACCAGTGCGCGGCCCACGTGGCCTGCGCCCCAGATCCAGACCGGGCTGTTAGGTTTGTGAACAGGTTCGATCATCCAGCCGTCCACCAGCTGCGGCGCAAGGGGCAGGCCCTGGCTGCGGGCGGCAGCGAGGATGCGTTTCACCGCCATCGGCATCGGCGCCGGGCTGGCGGAGCGGGCGATGATCTCCTGGTCCAGCGCAGCCAGATCCGAAGCCTCATAAATCTCGCTGAGCAGGGTGACGGCGCCGCCGCAGCATTGACCAAGGTCCGGTCCCAGCGCGTGAGTGCTGACGTGTTTGGGGGAAGTCTGCTCCCGTGCGGCCTCTGCAGCTTCAAACTCCAATGTGCCGCCGCCGATGGTGCCGCTTTGACCGTCCTTCCAAACCAGCATGGCAGTGCCGGCCTCGCGCGGGGAGGAGCCGCGGACAGCCGCGATCACCACCCGCACCACGCGGCCATGATCCTCGACCGCCTTGCGGAGGGCCTGGACATCAAACCCCATCACGTACCCTCCGGATTGCGCACCAGACTTCTTCCGCTGTGGCGGGGGCATCCAGCGCCGGGTAGGCATCACCAAAAGCCGAAACCGCATCGCTGAGCGCCAGCCAGGCGGAGATGCCCAGCATAAAAGGCGGCTCCCCCACAGCCTTGGAGCGGTAGATGGTGTCCTCGCGGTTCTGCCCGTCGTAAAGTGCAACGTTGAACACATCGGGCCGGTCCGAGCAGGCAGGGATTTTGTAAGTTGAGGGGGCATGGGTGCGCAGGCGCCCGGCGCCGTCCCAGACCAGCTCCTCGGTGGTCAGCCAGCCGGCGCCCTGCACATAGCCGCCCTCGATCTGGCCGATGTCGATGCCAGGGTTCAGCGAGGCGCCGGCGTCATGCAGAATGTCGGCACGCAGGATACGGTTCTCGCCGGTGAGGGCGTCCACCACCACTTCGGTCACCGCGGCACCATAGGCGAAATAGTAAAACGGGCGGCCCTGGCCCTTGATCCGGTCCCATTCCACCTTGGGTGTCTTGTAAAAGCCGGTGGCAGACAGGCTGACCCGGCCCTGGTAGCAGGCCATGGCGGCCTGATCGAAACTCATTTCGTCCTGGCCAATGCGCACCATGCCACCTTCAAACACCACATCGCCGGGGCGTGCCTGATGCTGCTGCGCCAGATACCCGGCCATGCGGTCGCGGATGGTGTCGCAGGCCGCCTTCACCGCCATGCCATTAAGGTCGGACCCCGACGAGGCCGCGGTGGCGGAGGTATTGGGCACTTTGGCGGTGTCGGTTGCGGTGATCCTGACCTTCTCCAGCGGGATGCCAAAGCGGCTGGCGGCGACCTGCGCCACCTTCTGGAACAGCCCCTGGCCCATCTCGGTGCCGCCGTGGTTCAGATGCACCGAGCCGTCCTGATAGACATGCACCAGCGCGCCGGCTTGATTGAGATGCGTCAGTGTAAAGGAAATCCCGAACTTCACCGGCGAAAGGGCGATACCGCGTTTCAGGTGGGTTTGACCCTTGTTCCACTCCGCAATTGCTGCCTTGCGCGCCGCATAATCCGAGGAGCGCAACAGATCCGCCGTCATCCCTTGCAGCTCAAAATCCGTGACTTCCATGCCATAAGGCGTGGTGTTGTCTTTCCTCTTGCCCGAAATATCCCGGGGGGGCGGGGGGGCAGAGCCCCCCTCCTCGGGGGCCGCATAATAATTCCGCTGCCGCAGCTCCGCTGGGTCCATCCCGAGGTCATGGGCGATATGGTCCATCACCCGCTCGATCCCGATCATGCCCTGCGGTCCGCCAAAACCGCGGTAGGCGGTGGCGCTTTGCCGGTTGGTGCGCAGGCGGTGGCTCTCAATCCTGATACCGGGGATCAGATAGGCATTATCGGCGTGCAGCATGGCGCGATCAGCCACCGGCAGCGACAGATCTTGCGCCCAGCCGCAATCCACCAGATGCAGGAACTCGACCCCTTGCAGCTGACCGTCGCCGTCAAACCCGGCGCGGTAGGAGATACGGAAGGCGTGGCGCTTGCCGGTGATGATCATGTCGTCGTCGCGGTCATAGCGCATCTTGCAAGGGCGCCCGGTCAGCCGCGCCGCAACGGCACAAGCGACGGCCAAAGCATTGCCCTGGCTTTCCTTGCCGCCAAAGCCGCCGCCCATGCGGCGGGTTTCGACCCTGACACTATGCATTGGCAGACCGATGGCGTCCGCCACTTTGTGCTGAATCTCGGCCGGATGCTGGGTCGAGGAGAAGACATGCATGCCGCCATCCTCCTGCGGCCAGGCCATTGCCGCCTGGCCTTCGAGATAGAAATGCTCCTGTCCGCCGAGTTCGAATGTGCCCTCAATCATGCGCGGAGCGGCAGCGATGGCGGCAGCGGCGTCGCCCTTGGCATAGATGCGCGGGCCTTCCTCGAACCGGCTGTCAGCGGCAAGGGCCGCGTCCAGGGTCAGCAGGGCGGGTTCTTCGGCATAGTCCACCTGGCCCTTGCGGGCAGCGATGCGGGCATTGCGGTGGCTGTCGGCAACCACCAGGAACACCGGCTGGCCGACATAGTTGACCGTGCCCGCCGCCAGCAGCGGCTCGTCATGGAGCGAAGGGGAGACGTCGTTGGAAAACGGCAGCCCCCTGGCGGTCAGCACTGCCGCCACGCCGGGGCTGTGCTGGACCTCGCTCAGATGCATTCCGGTGATGTGGCCGCGGGCGATGGGGGAGAGGCCGAAGGCCAGATGCAGCGTGCCGGCGGGCGAGGGGATGTCATCCACATATCGCGCGGCGCCGGTCACATGCAGTTCGGCGGCGTCATGGGGGAGGGGTTTTGAAACGCTCATGGTTTCACCTCCAGCACCGAAACTGCCGCGCCGTTCACCTCTGTGAAATAGCGGATCAGCATGTTGCGCGCGGTTTCCAGCCGGTATTCGGCTGAGGCGCGCATGTCGCTCATCGGGGTGAAGTCCTGATCAAAGGCCGCGGCGGCGGCTTGGATCGTGGCTTCACCCCAGGGCTGGCCTGTGAGGGCGGCTTCGACGTTCGCGGCGCGCTTGGGGATACCTGCCATGCCGCCGAAAGCGATGCGGGCCGTGGTGATCCGGCCGTTCTCGACTGTCACGTTGAAAGCACCGAGCACGGCGGAAATGTCTTGATCAAAGCGTTTCGATAGCTTGTAAACCTTCAGCGTGCCGGGCTGGCGGGGAAAGCTGACGGTCTCGACAAATTCGCCGGGCTGGCGGTCCTGTTTGCCGTAGCTGAGGAAGAAATCCTCCAGCGGCAAATCCCGGCGATCATCCCCGTTGCGCAAATGCAGGGTGGCGCCGAGCGCGATCAATGCGGGCGGGGTGTCGCCAATGGGGGAGCCGTTGGCGATATTGCCGCCGACTGTCGCGGCGGCGCGCACCTGCTGGGAGGCGAAGCGGCGGAGCATTTCGGCGAAGGACGGGTGCAGCGGTTCCATTGCGGTGCGCAGGGCGTTCATGTCTGCCATGGCGCCAATGCGGACGGCGGTGTCTGTGACCTCAATGTCCTTCAGGTCTGTGCAGCCGTCCAGGAAGATCATCTGCGGCAGGTGGCGCAGATGCTTGGTGACCCAGAGGCCGACGTCGGTGGCGCCGGCCACGAGGGTTGCATCCGGGTTGGCGCTGTAGAGTTCGGCTAGTTCGTCTGCGGAGGCGGGCAGCAGCGGGGGCGTTGGCGCAGGGGTGCCGGAGGGGTGCGCTGCCCCCCGGCCTGCGGTCTCCCCCCGGAGTATTTCGGAAAAAGTGAAAGAGGTTTCATCCGCGATCCATTCCGGGACCGGGGCGCCGTTGGCGGCCTCGGCGGCGCGGATGATCGGGGCGTAGCCGGTGCAGCGGCAAAGGTTGCCGGCCAGCTGGTCGTCAAAATCCGCCGCACCGTTGGTGTGGGCGGTCACCATCGACATGATGAAGCCGGGCGTGCAGAAACCGCATTGGCTGCCGTGATGATCGACCATCGCTTGCTGCACGGGGTGCAGGCTGCCGTCCGGGCCTGCGGCACCTTCGACAGTGCGGACAGATTTGCCGTTGAGCTGGGGCAGGAACAGAATGCAGGCATTCAGCGCTTTCGATCCGCGCCCGTCGGTGACCATGACGGTGCAGGCGCCGCAATCGCCTTCGTTGCAGCCTTCTTTGGTTCCGGTGAGACCCTTAGCGCCGCGCAGCCAGTCCAGCAGCGTGGACGATGGGTCTGCGTGTTCGATCAGAACGTCTTCACCATTCAGACGAAAGGCGAGTGCCATCTTCCCGAGACCGGCCGCGTTACCCTGTTGACCCGGTATGCCTCCCTTCGATGCGGCGTAGAAGGAAAGGCGGGCTGTGTGTTGCTTGCTGATACCAGCCTAGGGAGCAGCCCCTTGGCAAAGCAAGGAAAACCGCTGCTGCGCTGCAGTATTCCGCGGCGCAATTAAATTCCAAATGCGGCGGCTATGCTGTTATTTTTTATGCCTTTTAGCTGTATGTTTAGGGCGGGTCTCTCTTTGCGGGGCGAAACAGCTTCAAATTAATCCTGAAAATGGCGGGTAATCCTTTCGCTAATCCGGGAAGCAGGCTTTGCAGTTCGCTCTTTCACCGTGCTGCGGCAATAAGATAGCGTGGCGGTATGACAAGCTCTCCCCGATTCATTCACCTGCGCAGCCATACCGAGTATTCCCTGCTGGAAGGCGCGCTGCGGCTGAAAAAGCTGCCGGACCTGTGCAAAAAACACGGGATGCCGGCGATTGCTGTGACCGATACCAATGCCATGTTCTCGGCGCTGGAATTTTCTGTGACGCTGTCCGGTGCAGGCATCCAGCCGATCCTGGGCTGCCAGGTCGATCTGACCTTTCAGCAGGCGGAGCCGGGCGGCAAGCCCAAGCTGCCCGCGCCCCTGGTGCTGCTGGCGCAGAGCGAAGAAGGGTATGAGGGCCTGATGCGGCTGTCGTCCTGTCTGTATGTGGACAATGGCGGACAGCTGCCGCAGGTCACATTGGAGGATCTGGAGGCCAACAGCGCGGGGCTGATCTGCCTGAGCGGCGGGCCGGACGGGCCGGTGGGGCTGTTGCTGCAGCAGGGACAGCGGCCGGCGGCAGAGGTGCTGATGCAGCAGCTGAAGCGGATTTTTCCGGATCGGCTGTATGTGGAACTGCAGCGCCACCCCGGCGAGCACGGCCAGCCGGAGGCGGAAAAGCAGACCGAACGCGGCCACGTGGAGATGGCCTATGCGATGGAACTGCCGCTGGTCGCGACTAATGACGTCTATTTCCCGAACACCGAAATGTACGAGGCCCATGATGCGATGATCTGCATCGCTGAGGGTGCCTATGTCGACCAGTCCGAGCCGCGCCGCCGGCTGACCGCGCAGCATTACTTCAAAAGCCAGGAAGAAATGGTGGCGCTGTTTGCCGACCTGCCCGAGGCGGTTGAAAACACGGTGGAGATCGCCAAACGCTGCGCGTTCAAGGCCTATTTGCGGGATCCGATCCTGCCCAAATTCGCTGATGATGAGGTTTCAGAACTGCGCCGCATCGCCAATGAGGGCCTGCAGAAACGCCTGGCGGTGATCCCGCACGCGGTGAGTTTGGAGGAGTACCAGGCACGGCTGGATTTTGAGCTGGGCATCATTGAGGGCATGGGATTCCCCGGCTATTTCCTGATCGTTGCGGATTTTATTCAATGGGGCAAGGATCAGGGCATTCCGGTGGGGCCGGGGCGGGGCTCGGGCGCGGGATCGTTGGTGGCTTATGCGCTGACCATTACCGACCTTGACCCGCTGCGCTATTCGCTGCTGTTTGAGCGGTTCTTGAACCCGGAGCGGGTATCGATGCCCGACTTCGACATCGACTTTTGCATGGACCGCCGCGAAGAGGTGATCCGCTATGTGCAGCAGAAGTACGGCCGCGACAAAGTCGGGCAGATCATCACATTCGGTGCGCTTCTGTCCAAGGCGGCGGTGCGCGACATCGGACGGGTCCTGCAGATGCCCTACGGCCAGGTGGACCGGCTGTCCAAGATGATCCCGGTGGAAGGGGTGAAACCGGTTTCTATCGAAAAGGCGCTGGTGGATGAACCGCGGCTGAAGGAAGAGGCGCGCAATGAGCCGGTGGTGGACCGGTTGCTGACCTATGGCCAGCAGGTCGAGGGGCTGCTGCGCAATGCCTCGACCCACGCGGCGGGGGTGGTGATCGGCGACCGGCCGCTGGATGCGCTGGTGCCGCTCTATCAGGACCCGCGGTCCGACATGCCGGCCACCCAGTTCAACATGAAATGGGTGGAGCAGGCCGGGCTGGTGAAGTTCGACTTCCTTGGCCTGAAAACCCTGACCGTCATTCAGAATGCGGTGGACCTGATCAAACAGTCTGGCCGCGATCTGCATACCGGCGAGGACGGCACGCAATTGTACGATCCGCCCGAAGGCGCGGTGAATGAAATCAACGCCATTCCGCTGGACGACAAGGTTACATACGAACTTTATTCGCGGGCCAAGACGGTGGCGGTGTTCCAGGTGGAATCCACCGGCATGATGGATGCGCTGAAGCGCATGAAGCCGACCTGCATCGAGGACATCGTGGCGCTGGTGGCGCTGTACCGGCCCGGCCCGATGGAGAACATCCCGACCTATTGCGAGGTGAAGAACGGGCTGAAGAAGATCCAATCGGTGCATCCGCTGATCGATCATATCCTGGAGGAAACCCAAGGCATCATCGTCTATCAGGAACAGGTGATGCAGATTGCCCAGGTGATGGCCGGCTACAGCCTGGGCGGCGCCGACCTGCTGCGCCGGGCGATGGGTAAGAAAATCAAGGAGGCGATGGACGCCGAACGCCCGAAGTTTGAAAAGGGCGCGGCGGAGAATGGCGTGCCTGCCAAGAAGGCCTCGGAAGTCTTCGACCTGCTGGAGAAATTCGCCAACTACGGCTTCAACAAGTCGCACGCGGCGGCTTATGCGGTGGTCAGCTATCAGACCGGCTGGCTGAAGGCGAACCACCCGGTGGAGTTCATGGGCGGCGTCATGAACTGCGATATCCATCTGACCGACAAGCTGGCGATCTACTTTGAAGAGGTGAAGAAAGGGCTGGGGCTGAAATACGTGCCGCCCTGCGTGAACCGGTCGATGGCGACGTTTAATGTGGTCAAGGGCGAGTTGGTCTATGCGCTGGGCGCGCTGAAGAACGTTGGTGTTGACGTGATGCGGCTGGTCACCGAGGCGCGCAATGAGAGCGGGTATGATCGGGTTTTTGTGAACCTGTTCGATTTTGCCCGCCGGGTGAATTTGAAGCGCGTCGGCAAGCGGCCCTTGGAGATGCTGGCGCGGGCAGGGGCGTTTGACCAGCTCGACCCCAACCGCCGCCGGGTGTTCGAAAGCCTCGGCCCGTTGGTGGATTACTCTGCCGCGGTGCATGACCAGCGCAATTCCAGCCAGGTGTCGCTGTTCGGCGAGGCGGGCGAGGATCTGCCCGAACCACGCCTGCCGAGCGTACCGGACTGGCTGCCGGCCGAGCGGCTGAGCGAGGAATTCAAGGCGATCGGGTTCTACCTGTCAGGCCATCCGCTGGACGACTACATGCCCGCGTTGAAGCGCAAGGATGTGATGACGCTGGACGAAGTGACGGCGAAGGCCGAGCGCGGCCCGTTCATGGCCAAGATGGCGGGCGTGGTGGCCGGGCGGCAGGAGAGGAAATCCGCCCGCGGCAACCGCTTTGCCTTTGCCCAGCTATCGGATCCTTCCGGTGCCTTTGAGGTGACACTGTTTTCCGAAGTGCTGGAGAAATCCCGCGAGTTCCTGGAGACCGGCGCCAAGGTTGTGATCACCGCCGAGGCGACGATGGAGAGCGATCAGCTGAAACTGCTGGTGCGCTCGGTTGGTCCGGTGGACAGCGCGATTGCCGATGCCGGGCGCAGTTCTTTGCGGGTTTACCTGAGTGATGCCGCGGCGGTTGGCACCGTGGCGCAAGTGCTGGAGGACGCCAAGGCGGCGGCCCGCAATGCCGCGCGCGGCGAGGTCTACATGTACCTGCAGGATCCGGGCCTGCCCGGCGATGTGGAGATGGATCTGGGCCAGGCGTTTCCGATCAACCCGCAGATCAAAGGGGCGCTGAAGTCGCTGGACGGGGTGCTGGATGTGGAGGAGATTTGAGGTGGTAATTTTTAGGAATAATGTAAATGGCAAAGTACAGTGTTCGGCATGATAAAACCGAAGTTCACGGAGGTTTTCTTTCCGATGGAAAAGTAGCGCTGGGTCTCACTATCGGTCTGTTAAGTGCGATCTTGTTTTTTGTTTTTGGGCAGCAGGAGATTTCCGGCTTTGGTGCTCAAAATAGCCTAAGGGTCATTCCCATTGTAGTTTCTTTGTTGGTTGCAGGGGCATCAACAACTCTAGCCGCGAAAGCACTCACTGAGCAAAGCAAAGCGCGGGAAGCGGCTACGGATCCAGTTCTCATCGCACACTTTGGTCAGCGAGAAGATGCTCGCGAAGTGATTACCTTCAACGTTTCAAATGTTGGCGCGGGCGCGGCACTTAACGTTGCACTGGACATTGAAGAGCCGGCCGACAATCTGCTGAAACGTGATTTATTTGTTAACATCTTTGATAAGCATCACATTTTCACGGTCATCCCGCATAACAAGTCGGTGAAATTCAGTTTAGGGGTGGGGTGGCGGCTGTTAGGGGAAAAACCTCTGCCTCCTTTTGCTGTTTCATTAGTGTATGAAGATTTAGCAGGAGGGGAATATCGTAGCAATTTTGTGCTCGACATACGAGAGATGGCAAAGCTTGGAGCGGATAAGTCTCCGGAAATGAGAATGGTGTCTGCACTTGAAAAAATTGCTTTGTCCGTAGAGCAAAAGAACAAGTCTGATGTGTACGCTAAGTGAACCGTCTTTGAGGATGTCTCCGGTAGTCTTAGAAACTTTTGCCCGGAACAACGGCGCGGAGCGCCCCGGGCCTGCGGCAGCCCGTCGGGCGGGCTGGCGCAATGGCAAGGCCGGGTGCTCCGCCGGAGAAGTCGTACGGGTTTGGCCGGGATAAACTGCTCCGAACACCTGTTGAGGCGCCAGCCCACGGGCTGCCGCAGGTCCGTCATGACGGGATTTTCTCAGTAGTGCGGCGGGCGTTCGTCGCCAAAGACTGCGCCGCCGGTGCTGTCCTGCTCGCGGGTGGCCTCGCGCTGCATCAGCATGGCGACGCGGCGGGTCAGGGTGTCGATCTCCTGCTGCTGGCGGGCGATCACGTCGCTCATCTCCTCCACGCTGCGGGTCAGATGGGCGATTTGCTCTTCCAGATGCTGCATGGGGCTCTCCTGTGCGCGGCTGGCCTGTCATAGGGGCATTGCCTGCCTGGGTCCATGGGGCGGCTGTTGCTGACGAGGGTTTTCTGGTGGAAAACCAGCGGGCCTCCGGCGGGGATGTTTCCGCCAGAAGAAGGCGGCGCGGCGCTAGGGCCGTTGGGTTCCTGCGTTCCTGTGTGCGCCCGGCTCCTTCTTGCTGTTGCGGCTGGCATCCGCTAGACCGCCGGGCAAGTGAAACCGCTACCCGTGAGGAGGCCGAACATGGCCAAAGTGAAGAAACAGCCCCGCCCCAAGGCACAAACGCCCAAGGGGTTCCGCGACTATTTCGGTGCGGAGGTGACCCAGCGCAGCGAGATGCTGCGGGCCATTGCGGGTGTGTATCATCATTACGGGTTCGAGGCGCTGGAGTCCGCGGCGGTGGAAACCGTTGAGGCGCTGGGCAAGTTCCTGCCCGATGTGGACCGCCCCAATGAGGGTGTGTTTGCCTGGCAGGAGACCGAGGACGATGGAAACGGTGACTGGATGGCGCTGCGCTATGACCTGACGGCGCCCCTGGCGCGGGTCTATGCCCAGCACCGCAATGATCTGCCGACGCCGTACCGCCGCTATGCGATGGGACCGGTCTGGCGCAATGAAAAGCCGGGACCGGGCCGCTTCCGCCAGTTTTATCAGTGTGACGCGGACACTGTTGGCACCGCCTCGATGGCCGCTGACGCCGAGATCTGCGCGATGCTGTCGGACACGCTGGAGACCGTCGGCATTCCGCGCGGCGACTATCTGGTGCGGGTGAACAACCGCAAGGTTCTGAACGGCGTGCTGGAGGTGATGGGGATCGGTGACGACCCTGCTGTACGTGACAACGTTCTTCGCACTATCGACAAGTTCGACAAGGTGGGTGAGGCCGGCGTACGCGAGCTGCTGACCAAGGGGCGGCTGGATGCGTCGGGTGCTTTCATCGACGGGGTTGGCCTGTCTGATGATCAGGCCGCGCCGGTACTGGCGTTTCTGACCTCAAAGGCGGCGGAGGCGGCGGGCACCATTGCCAATCTGCGTGCTGCGGTGGGCGACAGTGCGGTGGGTCAGGAGGGCATTGCCGAACTGGAGCAGATCGGCGAGCTGCTGGCCGCGGGCGGCTATGGCAAGGACCGGATCGAGATCGACCCGTCGGTTGTACGCGGGCTTGGCTATTACACCGGGCCGGTGTTTGAGGCGGAGCTGACCTTTGATATCCTTGACGAGAAGGGCCGCAAACGGCAGTTCGGATCGGTTGCGGGCGGCGGGCGCTATGATGGTTTGGTCAAGCGCTTTACCGGGCAGGAAGTGCCTGCAGTGGGTGTGTCCATTGGCGTTGACCGGCTGCTGGCGGCGCTGCATGCTAAGGGGCGGCTTTCGGCAGAGGCTGCCGGCCCCGTTGTGGTCACCGTAATGGACCGTGACCGGATGGCGGATTACCAGGCGATGGTGGCAGAGCTGCGCAATGCGGGCATCCGGGCGGAGGTTTACCTGGGCAATCCCAAGAATTTCGGCAACCAGTTGAAATATGCGGATAAGCGGAATTCGCCCGTGGCCGTGATCGAAGGCGGCGATGAAAAAGCCAATGGCGTGGTGCAGATCAAGGACCTGATCCTGGGTGCCAGGATCGCTGAGAGTGCGACCCTGGAAGAGTGGAAGGAACGTCCGAGCCAGTTTGAAGTGCCGCGCAAGGAACTGGCCGCCAAGGTGCGGGAAATTCTGGACGGGCAGGACTGATCATGGCGGCTCAATCGCAAATTCAGGCCCGCGCTGCGATGCTGCGGGTCCGCTTTGAGGCCGCAGGCGCGCAGGTGGTGGACACGCCGCTGCTGCAG includes these proteins:
- a CDS encoding ABC transporter ATP-binding protein encodes the protein MSVPLLSLQGLTKAYPGVVANDSVSFDIGEGEVHALLGENGAGKSTLVKMIYGLVKPDSGQMLLRGEPFAPAEPRAARADGIAMVFQHFSLFDALNVAENIALGMENPPELRDLAARIREVSETYGLPLDPFRTVGDLSAGERQRVEIIRCLLQDPKLLIMDEPTSVLTPQEVEILFKTLQKLQSEGTSILYISHKLEEIRTLCDHATILRLGKNVGECTPAETSARDMAEMMVGSTLQTPERGNREFGGVAMDISGLSVPAPSAFGTALKNVHLTVKKGEILGIGGVAGNGQDELLGVLSGEVLTDADAVKLHGQPIGRLGPAARRKLGVLAAPEERLGHAAAPDMSLTENAMLTGSVREGLEKNGFLDWAATKEFAERIIKAFDVRTPGPGNAARSLSGGNLQKFVIGREVLQDPDVLVVNQPTWGVDAAAAAAIRQSLLDLAAKGAAVICISQDLDELMEISDSFAALNEGRLSAPREAAGLTVDEIGLMMGGAHGMEVAHV
- the xdhB gene encoding xanthine dehydrogenase molybdopterin binding subunit — protein: MSVSKPLPHDAAELHVTGAARYVDDIPSPAGTLHLAFGLSPIARGHITGMHLSEVQHSPGVAAVLTARGLPFSNDVSPSLHDEPLLAAGTVNYVGQPVFLVVADSHRNARIAARKGQVDYAEEPALLTLDAALAADSRFEEGPRIYAKGDAAAAIAAAPRMIEGTFELGGQEHFYLEGQAAMAWPQEDGGMHVFSSTQHPAEIQHKVADAIGLPMHSVRVETRRMGGGFGGKESQGNALAVACAVAARLTGRPCKMRYDRDDDMIITGKRHAFRISYRAGFDGDGQLQGVEFLHLVDCGWAQDLSLPVADRAMLHADNAYLIPGIRIESHRLRTNRQSATAYRGFGGPQGMIGIERVMDHIAHDLGMDPAELRQRNYYAAPEEGGSAPPPPRDISGKRKDNTTPYGMEVTDFELQGMTADLLRSSDYAARKAAIAEWNKGQTHLKRGIALSPVKFGISFTLTHLNQAGALVHVYQDGSVHLNHGGTEMGQGLFQKVAQVAASRFGIPLEKVRITATDTAKVPNTSATAASSGSDLNGMAVKAACDTIRDRMAGYLAQQHQARPGDVVFEGGMVRIGQDEMSFDQAAMACYQGRVSLSATGFYKTPKVEWDRIKGQGRPFYYFAYGAAVTEVVVDALTGENRILRADILHDAGASLNPGIDIGQIEGGYVQGAGWLTTEELVWDGAGRLRTHAPSTYKIPACSDRPDVFNVALYDGQNREDTIYRSKAVGEPPFMLGISAWLALSDAVSAFGDAYPALDAPATAEEVWCAIRRVRDGV
- the xdhC gene encoding xanthine dehydrogenase accessory protein XdhC — encoded protein: MGFDVQALRKAVEDHGRVVRVVIAAVRGSSPREAGTAMLVWKDGQSGTIGGGTLEFEAAEAAREQTSPKHVSTHALGPDLGQCCGGAVTLLSEIYEASDLAALDQEIIARSASPAPMPMAVKRILAAARSQGLPLAPQLVDGWMIEPVHKPNSPVWIWGAGHVGRALVNVLAPLPDLEITWVDTGAERFPAETPSGVTVVPATDPALLVPHAPENAVHLVLTYSHALDLALCHALLGRGFAFAGLIGSRTKWARFRSRLAALGHSPDRISRIACPIGDPQLGKHPQMIAVGVTAQLLRLSAKDELRKDRRA
- the xdhA gene encoding xanthine dehydrogenase small subunit; the protein is MALAFRLNGEDVLIEHADPSSTLLDWLRGAKGLTGTKEGCNEGDCGACTVMVTDGRGSKALNACILFLPQLNGKSVRTVEGAAGPDGSLHPVQQAMVDHHGSQCGFCTPGFIMSMVTAHTNGAADFDDQLAGNLCRCTGYAPIIRAAEAANGAPVPEWIADETSFTFSEILRGETAGRGAAHPSGTPAPTPPLLPASADELAELYSANPDATLVAGATDVGLWVTKHLRHLPQMIFLDGCTDLKDIEVTDTAVRIGAMADMNALRTAMEPLHPSFAEMLRRFASQQVRAAATVGGNIANGSPIGDTPPALIALGATLHLRNGDDRRDLPLEDFFLSYGKQDRQPGEFVETVSFPRQPGTLKVYKLSKRFDQDISAVLGAFNVTVENGRITTARIAFGGMAGIPKRAANVEAALTGQPWGEATIQAAAAAFDQDFTPMSDMRASAEYRLETARNMLIRYFTEVNGAAVSVLEVKP